In Chryseobacterium lactis, a single genomic region encodes these proteins:
- a CDS encoding phenylacetate--CoA ligase family protein, with the protein MDFSVEYLELGQLRQLQSDRLVSLMGYLNENSEFYRRKFDELQISPQDIRSIEDITKLPITYKQDLRDNYPFGLFTVPKSELQRIHCSSGTTGKPTVVGYTKEDVDLFSEVVARSLHAAGARPGMQLHNAYGYGIFTGGLGLHYGAEKLGMSVLPISGGMTARQVDLIIDFKPEVICCSPSYALTIADEFANRGISADEISLKYAVLGSEPWTEIIRSHIEERLGVHATNIYGLSEIIGPGVSMEDFEEKGGSYIWEDHFYPEILDPITKQPVPFGEEGVLVITTLTKKAMPLLRYWTNDITSLYYDENAKKTMVKMKPIVGRADDMLIVRGVNVYPSQIEEAFSHVKGVVPNYYLTPIEKEHMCVALDIDVEIDDELVNAQKIEANTDDYFNFVGSFGKNIENEIKKRVGITTKVKVHAQDSLPKCEGGKINRILKK; encoded by the coding sequence ATGGATTTTTCAGTTGAATATCTGGAGCTGGGTCAATTGAGACAGCTTCAATCCGACCGGTTAGTAAGCCTGATGGGTTATCTGAACGAGAATTCGGAATTTTATAGAAGAAAGTTTGATGAATTACAGATCTCTCCACAGGATATAAGGTCAATTGAAGATATTACGAAACTTCCGATTACTTACAAACAGGATTTAAGAGATAATTATCCTTTTGGATTATTTACCGTTCCGAAAAGCGAATTGCAGAGAATTCACTGTTCAAGCGGTACAACCGGTAAACCGACTGTGGTAGGATATACCAAAGAAGATGTAGATCTTTTCAGTGAAGTGGTAGCACGATCTTTACATGCCGCAGGAGCAAGACCGGGAATGCAGTTGCATAATGCTTATGGATATGGGATTTTCACAGGAGGCTTGGGGCTTCACTACGGAGCCGAAAAACTTGGAATGAGTGTTCTTCCTATTTCAGGAGGAATGACTGCCAGACAGGTGGATCTGATTATAGATTTTAAACCGGAGGTAATCTGCTGTTCGCCATCATATGCTTTAACTATTGCTGATGAATTCGCTAACAGAGGAATTTCTGCCGATGAAATCAGTCTTAAATATGCCGTATTGGGTTCAGAGCCCTGGACGGAAATTATAAGAAGTCATATTGAAGAAAGATTAGGTGTTCATGCCACCAATATTTATGGATTAAGTGAAATTATCGGTCCCGGAGTTTCGATGGAGGATTTTGAGGAGAAAGGGGGATCTTACATCTGGGAAGATCATTTTTATCCCGAAATTTTAGATCCTATAACCAAACAACCGGTTCCTTTCGGTGAAGAAGGCGTATTGGTGATTACCACATTAACGAAAAAAGCAATGCCGCTTCTGCGTTACTGGACCAATGACATTACCAGTCTTTATTATGATGAAAATGCTAAAAAGACAATGGTGAAAATGAAACCTATTGTCGGAAGAGCTGATGATATGCTGATTGTAAGAGGAGTAAATGTGTATCCAAGTCAGATTGAAGAGGCATTCTCTCACGTAAAAGGGGTGGTTCCTAATTATTACTTAACACCAATTGAAAAAGAACATATGTGTGTCGCCTTAGATATTGATGTTGAAATAGACGATGAACTGGTCAATGCACAAAAAATAGAAGCAAATACCGATGATTATTTTAATTTTGTCGGAAGCTTCGGGAAAAATATAGAAAACGAAATAAAAAAGAGGGTAGGAATCACCACAAAAGTGAAAGTTCATGCTCAGGACAGTTTGCCGAAGTGCGAAGGTGGAAAAATTAATAGAATACTAAAAAAATAA
- a CDS encoding TetR/AcrR family transcriptional regulator codes for MELKEKQRKILDVAVELFKEKGYMGSSVRDLATKLNIKAASLYAHIRSKEEILEWICFGIAQEFFDELQEVKNTDMAPKEKLNLFIDKHLSVVLKNRDVTHIYSNEWRHLEERLPEFVELRKNYQQEVEALISEIYQAENWELRSSAFTTRFILHTLNNSYFWFKKNIKSGSDITDEIRDKVLFGLLGNENR; via the coding sequence ATGGAACTTAAAGAAAAACAAAGAAAAATATTAGATGTAGCAGTAGAGCTTTTTAAAGAGAAAGGCTATATGGGAAGCTCTGTGAGAGACCTTGCTACAAAACTTAATATTAAAGCCGCTTCATTATATGCACACATCCGTTCAAAGGAAGAAATTCTGGAATGGATTTGTTTTGGCATTGCACAGGAGTTTTTCGATGAGCTTCAGGAAGTAAAAAATACAGATATGGCTCCGAAAGAAAAACTGAATCTTTTTATTGATAAACATTTATCGGTTGTTCTTAAAAACCGAGATGTTACCCATATTTATTCTAATGAATGGCGACATTTAGAGGAAAGACTTCCCGAATTTGTTGAATTAAGAAAAAATTATCAACAAGAGGTTGAAGCATTGATTTCTGAAATTTATCAGGCTGAAAATTGGGAATTAAGATCATCTGCTTTTACCACAAGATTTATTCTTCATACTTTAAATAATTCCTATTTCTGGTTCAAAAAAAATATTAAATCGGGTTCCGATATTACTGATGAAATTAGGGATAAAGTTCTTTTCGGGTTATTAGGAAATGAAAACAGATAA
- a CDS encoding CPBP family glutamic-type intramembrane protease, with protein MKTDKSLSIFTHFLKFVHHPSINKSSNPIVKNLLQLLLLFFLGLIIRFLIAFLRPYFIDAPMKDNLTSYEISIFEVFLTCLLVPLLEELAFRLPLYFSKINLSISTTIISFFIVNRFFHLEDQYDLKNDFFFRVLIAYLLGFLMWLIVKNYGKFFEDFYHKRLGIIVYSYSLFFAFMHIANYEVSSNYLLTSLFIIIPHFISGLILSFVRLNYGFFYSLFLHILNNSLPFIILSII; from the coding sequence ATGAAAACAGATAAGAGTTTATCGATTTTTACTCACTTTTTAAAATTTGTACATCACCCCAGTATAAATAAAAGTTCAAATCCAATTGTCAAAAATTTGTTGCAACTTTTATTATTGTTCTTTTTGGGTTTAATAATAAGGTTTTTAATTGCATTTCTTCGACCTTATTTTATAGATGCACCCATGAAAGATAATTTAACAAGCTATGAAATAAGTATATTTGAAGTTTTTTTAACATGTTTATTGGTGCCATTACTAGAAGAATTAGCATTTAGATTACCATTATATTTTTCTAAAATAAATTTATCGATATCAACTACAATTATATCATTCTTTATAGTAAACAGATTTTTTCATTTAGAAGATCAGTATGATTTAAAGAATGACTTTTTTTTTAGAGTTTTGATAGCGTATTTATTAGGATTTTTAATGTGGTTAATTGTCAAAAATTATGGTAAATTTTTTGAGGATTTTTATCATAAAAGGTTAGGAATTATAGTTTATAGTTATTCTTTATTTTTTGCTTTTATGCATATTGCTAATTATGAAGTAAGTTCAAATTATTTGCTAACATCACTATTTATAATCATTCCACATTTTATTTCTGGACTTATATTAAGTTTTGTTAGATTGAATTATGGATTTTTTTATTCTTTATTCTTGCATATTTTAAACAATTCATTGCCTTTTATAATTCTTTCAATTATTTAG
- a CDS encoding 2Fe-2S iron-sulfur cluster-binding protein has protein sequence MNSFYKLKTVKVQKDTSDAVNVAVEIPEELKDKFRFKQGQYLNFRMMINGNEERRSYSICNAPSEKSNTLEVLVKLLENGKVSGYFNEHLHMDEMLEVMPPMGGFNTSYHPTNVKTYVGLAAGSGITPVLSNIKESLYQEPNSNAYLFYSNRSMNHVLRKSEIDKLVEQFNGRLKVIYLVSREKHEDPVFEGRISAEKLDQLFERYTEIDVKEATYFICGPSEMIKGIADYLKKDKKVPAIQVLFEYFTAPDEENTKEMSDEFKAIANIESMVTVIIDDDEYSFHLNSKKESILDKALKDNLPVPFACKGGVCCTCKAEVLEGEVFMEKNYALTEDEVARGYVLTCQCHPTTNVVMLNYDV, from the coding sequence ATGAATTCATTTTATAAACTTAAAACTGTAAAGGTTCAGAAGGATACTTCAGACGCTGTGAATGTAGCGGTGGAGATTCCTGAAGAACTGAAAGACAAGTTCAGGTTCAAACAAGGACAGTACCTCAATTTCCGAATGATGATCAACGGAAATGAAGAAAGACGTTCTTACTCTATCTGTAATGCTCCAAGTGAAAAAAGCAATACCCTGGAAGTTTTGGTAAAATTACTGGAAAACGGAAAGGTATCAGGATATTTCAATGAGCATCTTCATATGGATGAAATGCTGGAAGTAATGCCTCCAATGGGTGGTTTCAACACTTCTTATCACCCGACTAACGTAAAAACATATGTTGGTTTGGCTGCCGGAAGTGGAATTACACCGGTTTTATCTAATATCAAAGAAAGTCTTTACCAGGAACCTAACAGTAATGCTTATCTGTTTTACAGTAACAGAAGCATGAATCATGTTTTAAGAAAATCAGAAATTGATAAGCTGGTAGAGCAGTTCAATGGAAGGCTTAAAGTGATTTATCTGGTAAGTCGTGAAAAGCATGAAGATCCGGTTTTTGAAGGAAGAATTTCTGCAGAAAAATTAGACCAGCTGTTTGAAAGGTATACAGAGATCGATGTAAAAGAAGCAACATATTTCATTTGTGGTCCTTCAGAGATGATTAAAGGGATTGCAGATTATTTAAAGAAAGATAAAAAAGTACCGGCAATTCAGGTTTTATTTGAATATTTCACCGCTCCTGACGAAGAGAATACGAAGGAGATGAGTGATGAATTCAAAGCGATTGCCAATATCGAAAGTATGGTAACGGTCATTATTGATGATGATGAATATTCGTTCCACCTTAATTCTAAAAAAGAGAGTATCTTAGATAAAGCATTGAAAGACAATCTTCCTGTACCTTTCGCATGTAAAGGAGGTGTTTGTTGTACGTGTAAAGCGGAAGTTTTAGAAGGAGAAGTTTTTATGGAGAAAAACTACGCACTTACCGAAGACGAAGTAGCCAGAGGTTATGTTCTTACCTGTCAATGTCACCCGACAACGAATGTGGTGATGCTTAATTATGATGTTTAA
- the paaD gene encoding 1,2-phenylacetyl-CoA epoxidase subunit PaaD: MKNPLEILEMVPDPEIPVINIVELGIVREAKVTSENSCEVTITPTYSACPAMFTIEEDIIKIMKENGWDAKVVTKMFPIWTTDWLTDEAREKLRVYGITPPEKGADENHIGKPKKCPRCGSEHTKQISRFGSTLCKASYQCLDCLEPFDYFKCH, translated from the coding sequence ATGAAAAATCCTTTAGAAATATTAGAAATGGTTCCTGATCCGGAAATTCCGGTAATCAATATTGTGGAACTGGGAATTGTAAGAGAAGCAAAAGTTACCAGTGAGAATTCTTGTGAAGTGACCATTACTCCTACATATTCTGCTTGTCCTGCAATGTTTACTATTGAAGAAGACATTATTAAAATAATGAAGGAAAACGGTTGGGATGCCAAGGTTGTCACCAAAATGTTTCCTATATGGACAACAGATTGGTTAACAGATGAGGCAAGAGAAAAACTTCGCGTCTACGGAATTACACCTCCTGAAAAAGGAGCAGACGAGAATCATATCGGAAAACCAAAAAAATGTCCGAGATGTGGTTCCGAGCATACCAAACAGATCAGCAGATTCGGGTCTACCCTGTGTAAGGCTTCTTATCAATGTTTAGACTGTCTGGAGCCGTTTGATTATTTTAAATGTCATTAA
- a CDS encoding sensor histidine kinase: protein MGKTELLIVIILFNIFFVMFVVAVVIYIRNYRQRKKEYLNELEIKNEIHQKELLATQLEIQQGTMQQIGRELHDNIGQKLTLVSLYVQQMLYENKVPEASERIDQVSQIINQSLQDLRSLSKTLTDDNINQKEIVTLIQEEVHNTNSFKKCNVSFEHNVEQLDLGFVHKNVLLRITQEFIQNSLKHAHCKNIFISLNASENILWELKIHDDGTGFDTSQTKSNGIGLTNMKNRAEIIGADYQLQSERNTGTSLKITLKKQS from the coding sequence ATGGGGAAAACAGAGCTCTTAATAGTTATTATTCTATTCAATATATTTTTTGTAATGTTTGTCGTTGCAGTAGTGATCTATATCAGAAACTACCGGCAACGAAAAAAAGAATATCTGAACGAATTGGAAATAAAAAATGAAATTCATCAAAAGGAACTTTTAGCAACTCAGTTGGAAATTCAACAGGGAACAATGCAGCAAATCGGGCGGGAACTTCATGATAATATCGGCCAGAAGTTGACTTTGGTAAGTTTGTATGTTCAGCAAATGCTTTACGAGAATAAAGTGCCTGAAGCCAGTGAACGAATTGATCAGGTTTCGCAGATTATTAATCAATCTTTACAGGACCTCAGGAGTCTTTCAAAAACATTAACAGACGACAATATTAACCAGAAGGAAATTGTAACTTTGATTCAGGAGGAAGTTCACAATACCAATTCTTTTAAAAAATGCAATGTCAGTTTTGAACATAATGTAGAACAGCTGGATTTAGGTTTTGTTCATAAAAATGTACTCCTCAGAATTACACAGGAATTTATCCAGAACAGTTTAAAACATGCTCATTGTAAAAATATTTTTATCAGTCTGAATGCTTCCGAAAATATCCTTTGGGAGCTTAAAATTCATGACGACGGAACCGGATTTGATACTTCACAAACCAAATCAAATGGAATAGGCCTCACAAATATGAAAAACAGAGCCGAAATAATCGGTGCCGATTACCAATTGCAAAGCGAAAGAAATACCGGAACCTCACTCAAAATTACCTTAAAAAAACAATCATGA
- the paaB gene encoding 1,2-phenylacetyl-CoA epoxidase subunit PaaB: protein MSQLDVWEVFIQTKPGLSHKHVGIVQAPTAEMALQNARDVYTRRKEGTSVWVVPSKYIVTSEGIDKEAFFDPADDKLYRHPTFYDIPNDVKNM from the coding sequence ATGAGTCAATTAGATGTGTGGGAAGTGTTTATTCAGACTAAACCGGGATTATCTCACAAACACGTTGGAATTGTACAGGCGCCAACAGCAGAAATGGCTTTACAAAACGCAAGAGACGTTTATACAAGAAGAAAAGAAGGAACTTCTGTTTGGGTCGTTCCAAGTAAGTATATTGTGACTTCAGAAGGAATAGACAAAGAAGCTTTCTTCGATCCGGCTGATGATAAATTATACCGTCACCCGACTTTCTACGATATTCCAAACGATGTAAAAAATATGTAA
- the paaA gene encoding 1,2-phenylacetyl-CoA epoxidase subunit PaaA, with translation MDLEKFVQYVHEENKVEPKDVMPDDYRKLLVRQISQHAHSEIVGMLPEANWISRAPSLRRKMALLAKVQDEAGHGLYLYSATETLGDGSIRADRDATYDDMLEGKAKYSSIFNYPTLSWADIGAIGWLVDGAAIMNQVMLMGNSYGPYSRAMVKICKEESFHQRQGYEILMALCRGTKQQKEMAQASLNRFWWPALMMFGPNDDSSPNSKISMNYRVKRESNDSLRQRFIDVTVSQAEFLGLTIPDKDLKWNEERQHYDFGELPWGEFMEILKGNGPCNKKRIETKRKAQRENSWVKEAAIAFAEKQNEKVN, from the coding sequence ATGGATTTAGAAAAATTTGTTCAATACGTTCACGAAGAAAATAAAGTAGAACCAAAAGATGTAATGCCCGATGATTACAGAAAATTATTGGTTCGTCAGATTTCACAGCACGCGCATTCTGAAATTGTAGGAATGTTGCCGGAAGCGAACTGGATTTCCAGAGCGCCTTCATTAAGAAGAAAAATGGCACTTCTGGCTAAAGTTCAGGATGAGGCAGGACATGGTTTATACCTTTATTCTGCAACAGAAACTTTAGGCGACGGAAGCATCAGAGCAGACAGAGATGCAACTTACGATGATATGTTGGAAGGGAAAGCAAAATATTCAAGTATTTTCAATTATCCGACATTAAGCTGGGCTGATATTGGTGCTATCGGCTGGTTGGTAGATGGTGCAGCCATTATGAACCAGGTAATGCTGATGGGGAACTCTTACGGTCCTTATTCAAGAGCGATGGTGAAAATCTGTAAAGAAGAATCATTTCACCAAAGACAAGGATATGAGATTCTGATGGCGCTTTGCCGTGGTACCAAACAACAGAAAGAAATGGCTCAGGCTTCATTAAACCGTTTTTGGTGGCCAGCTTTAATGATGTTCGGACCCAACGATGACAGTTCACCAAACTCGAAAATCTCTATGAATTACAGAGTGAAAAGAGAAAGTAATGACAGCCTTCGTCAGAGATTTATCGATGTTACCGTTTCTCAGGCTGAATTCTTAGGATTAACAATTCCGGATAAAGACCTGAAATGGAATGAGGAAAGACAACATTACGATTTCGGAGAACTTCCTTGGGGTGAGTTTATGGAAATTTTAAAAGGAAACGGACCTTGTAATAAAAAGCGTATCGAAACGAAGAGAAAGGCTCAGAGAGAGAATTCCTGGGTAAAAGAAGCAGCGATTGCTTTTGCAGAAAAACAAAACGAAAAAGTAAACTAA
- a CDS encoding enoyl-CoA hydratase/isomerase family protein, producing the protein MYTQLDIETHFDGKLKIAYLNQPETMNALTKPALSDLKDFIKECSEDETVRCVAISGRGRAFCSGQNLDEAFVTGKEHHDHDIIRKIVVDYYNPLVTEVTRCKKPVIALVNGPAVGAGAMLALICDFVLANNKAYFAQAFSNIGLIPDTGGTYFLPKLLGRQLANYLAFTGKKLSAEESKSYGLVAEVFSEEEFGPKSMEILEKMSNMPTAALKLTKKAFAHSYTNTLKEQLELEGDLQQEAAETEDFIEGVNAFLQKRKPDYKGK; encoded by the coding sequence ATGTATACACAACTCGATATTGAAACGCATTTTGACGGGAAGCTTAAAATCGCATACCTTAATCAGCCTGAAACGATGAATGCCCTTACTAAGCCTGCTTTATCAGACTTAAAAGACTTTATTAAAGAATGTAGCGAAGACGAAACAGTAAGATGTGTGGCTATTTCCGGAAGAGGAAGAGCGTTTTGCTCCGGTCAGAATCTGGATGAAGCATTCGTGACAGGAAAGGAACACCACGATCATGATATTATCAGAAAGATTGTTGTGGATTATTATAATCCGTTGGTTACAGAAGTTACCCGTTGCAAAAAACCTGTCATTGCTTTGGTGAACGGACCTGCAGTTGGTGCCGGGGCTATGTTGGCTTTAATCTGTGATTTCGTATTGGCAAATAACAAAGCGTATTTTGCGCAGGCGTTTTCAAATATCGGTTTGATCCCTGATACAGGTGGGACATATTTCTTACCGAAACTTTTAGGTAGACAATTGGCCAATTATTTAGCTTTCACCGGTAAGAAATTATCGGCTGAAGAATCTAAATCTTATGGTCTTGTTGCTGAAGTTTTCAGTGAAGAAGAATTCGGACCAAAGTCAATGGAAATTCTTGAGAAAATGTCGAATATGCCAACCGCAGCGCTTAAGCTTACGAAAAAAGCTTTCGCACATTCTTATACCAACACCTTGAAAGAACAGCTTGAACTGGAAGGTGACTTACAACAGGAGGCTGCCGAAACAGAAGATTTCATCGAAGGGGTAAATGCATTTTTACAGAAAAGAAAACCTGATTATAAAGGAAAATAA
- the clpB gene encoding ATP-dependent chaperone ClpB: MNLNQYTVKSQEAIQAAQQVAMELGNQSIEPQHILEGIFQVDENISPFLLKKSEADANLVRERNRENLEKLPKVQGGNIYLSQSANKVLLDAPNIAKKMGDEYVTIEHLWLSLLETSSEVSKMLKDMGVTKSLLEGGIKELRKGSKATSASSEETYQSLNKYAKNFNELAAEGKLDPVIGRDEEIRRVLQILSRRTKNNPILIGEPGVGKTAIAEGIAHRIISGDIPENLMDKTLYSLDMGALIAGAKYKGEFEERLKSVVNEVIKSDGQIILFIDEIHTLVGAGGGEGAMDAANILKPALARGELRAIGATTLNEYQKYFEKDKALERRFQKVMVEEPDTESAISILRGIKDKYEAHHKVRIKDEAIIAAVEMSQRYISDRFLPDKAIDLIDEASAKLRMEINSKPEELDVLDRRLMQLEIELAAISREGNQTKIDHLKEDIAKISEQRNDINAKWLKEKQKSEDLTQIKKEIESLKHEAERASRSGDYAKVAEIQYGKLREKEEELSKVELEMQNHQNELIKEEVTAENISEVIGKWTGIPVTKLLQSERDKLLSLETELHHRVVGQDEAIEAVADAIRRNRAGLSDDKKPIGSFLFLGTTGVGKTELAKALAEFLFDDENNMTRIDMSEYQERHSVSRLVGAPPGYVGYDEGGQLTEAVRRRPYSVVLLDEIEKAHPDVFNTLLQVLDDGRLTDNKGRVVNFKNSIIIMTSNLGSHLIQENFENLTEENQDEIVDKTKEEVFDLLKQTLRPEFLNRIDEIVLFQPLRKKEIGKIVQYQLRGFNDMLAKRNIIMTFTQDAVDYLMDKGYDPAFGARPLKRVIQQEVLNKLSKEILAGNVNDGDRITLDYFVETGLVFRPTEK; encoded by the coding sequence ATGAACTTAAACCAATATACTGTAAAATCACAGGAAGCCATCCAGGCCGCTCAGCAGGTAGCCATGGAATTGGGTAACCAAAGTATCGAACCGCAACATATCCTGGAAGGAATCTTTCAGGTAGATGAAAATATATCGCCTTTCTTACTAAAAAAATCTGAAGCAGATGCTAATCTTGTAAGAGAGCGAAACCGTGAAAATTTAGAAAAACTTCCCAAAGTACAGGGAGGCAATATTTACCTTTCACAATCGGCCAACAAAGTGTTACTGGACGCGCCCAATATTGCTAAAAAAATGGGCGACGAATATGTAACGATTGAGCATTTGTGGCTATCTCTTTTAGAAACAAGCTCTGAAGTTTCCAAAATGTTAAAAGACATGGGTGTTACCAAAAGCCTATTGGAAGGAGGGATTAAAGAATTAAGAAAAGGAAGTAAGGCAACCTCTGCAAGTTCAGAAGAAACCTACCAGTCTTTAAATAAATATGCTAAAAACTTTAATGAATTAGCAGCTGAGGGAAAACTGGATCCGGTAATAGGACGTGATGAAGAAATCAGGAGGGTTTTACAGATCCTTTCCAGAAGAACAAAAAACAACCCGATCCTTATCGGGGAACCGGGTGTAGGTAAAACAGCTATCGCAGAAGGAATTGCCCACAGAATTATCAGTGGTGATATTCCTGAAAACCTGATGGATAAAACCCTGTATTCATTGGATATGGGAGCATTGATCGCCGGAGCAAAATATAAAGGTGAATTTGAAGAGCGTTTGAAATCTGTAGTGAATGAAGTCATCAAATCCGACGGTCAGATTATTCTCTTCATTGATGAGATTCATACCCTTGTAGGTGCCGGTGGTGGTGAAGGCGCGATGGATGCGGCCAACATTTTGAAACCAGCCCTTGCAAGAGGTGAATTAAGAGCGATTGGAGCCACTACTTTGAATGAATATCAAAAATATTTCGAAAAAGACAAAGCATTAGAAAGACGTTTCCAGAAGGTAATGGTGGAAGAACCGGATACTGAATCTGCAATTTCCATTCTTCGTGGTATTAAAGATAAATATGAGGCACACCACAAAGTAAGAATCAAAGATGAAGCGATCATTGCTGCCGTGGAAATGTCACAACGATATATTTCAGACCGATTTTTACCGGATAAAGCGATTGACCTTATTGATGAAGCTTCTGCTAAATTAAGAATGGAAATCAATTCAAAACCGGAAGAACTTGATGTTCTGGACAGAAGATTAATGCAGCTGGAAATTGAGTTGGCTGCCATTTCAAGAGAAGGTAACCAAACCAAAATTGATCATTTGAAAGAAGATATTGCTAAAATTTCTGAGCAAAGAAATGATATCAATGCCAAATGGTTGAAAGAGAAACAAAAAAGTGAAGATTTAACTCAGATCAAAAAAGAGATTGAATCGTTGAAACATGAGGCAGAAAGAGCCTCCAGGTCCGGTGACTATGCAAAAGTAGCGGAGATCCAATATGGAAAACTCCGTGAAAAAGAAGAAGAGCTCTCTAAAGTAGAACTGGAAATGCAGAATCATCAGAATGAGCTTATCAAAGAGGAGGTTACTGCTGAAAATATTTCTGAAGTTATCGGTAAATGGACTGGAATTCCTGTAACGAAATTATTACAATCAGAAAGAGATAAATTATTAAGCCTGGAAACTGAACTTCACCACAGAGTTGTAGGACAGGATGAGGCAATAGAAGCTGTTGCAGATGCCATAAGAAGAAACAGAGCCGGTTTAAGTGATGATAAAAAACCAATCGGATCATTCTTATTCCTTGGTACAACGGGTGTTGGTAAAACGGAGCTGGCAAAGGCACTGGCAGAATTTTTATTCGATGATGAAAACAATATGACCAGAATTGATATGAGTGAATATCAGGAACGTCACAGTGTTTCCAGATTAGTTGGAGCGCCTCCGGGATACGTCGGCTATGACGAAGGTGGACAATTGACTGAAGCCGTAAGAAGAAGACCTTATTCGGTTGTGCTTTTGGATGAGATTGAAAAAGCTCACCCTGATGTTTTCAACACCTTACTTCAGGTTTTGGATGATGGGCGTCTTACTGATAACAAAGGACGTGTGGTCAACTTTAAAAACTCAATCATCATCATGACTTCGAACTTAGGCTCGCACCTTATTCAGGAGAATTTTGAAAATCTGACTGAGGAAAACCAGGATGAAATTGTGGACAAAACAAAAGAAGAGGTTTTCGATCTTTTGAAACAGACTTTACGTCCGGAGTTCCTGAACAGAATTGATGAGATTGTATTGTTCCAGCCTTTAAGAAAAAAAGAAATTGGAAAAATCGTTCAGTACCAACTGAGAGGATTCAACGATATGCTGGCTAAGAGAAATATCATCATGACATTTACTCAGGATGCGGTAGATTATCTGATGGATAAGGGATATGATCCTGCATTCGGAGCCAGACCTTTAAAAAGAGTGATCCAACAGGAGGTATTAAACAAGCTGTCAAAAGAAATCCTTGCAGGAAATGTCAATGATGGCGACAGAATTACGCTGGATTATTTTGTAGAAACAGGACTGGTATTCAGACCCACTGAAAAATAA
- the paaC gene encoding 1,2-phenylacetyl-CoA epoxidase subunit PaaC — protein MNPLYNYLLKLADDSFIMGQRLSAWCGEGPYLEEDIALTNIALDELGQANNFYVYASRVADNGKNEDDIAFLRYEHEYLNAHWTELPNEDYAQTILKVYVFSIYQKLMYEALSNSADEELSAIAQKSLKEVRYHYTHTASWMKIFAQGTEESRQRLEKAIEDIWEYTKGLFAKSEGEEDLVVLNIVPNVDELYKEFVAITEKDFKEFGLEYPSNPFMQPKSRTGYHTEYFGFILCELQYMQRAYPGCTW, from the coding sequence ATGAACCCATTATATAATTATTTATTAAAACTAGCAGACGACAGTTTCATTATGGGACAACGTTTGTCTGCGTGGTGTGGTGAAGGCCCTTATTTGGAGGAAGATATTGCATTAACGAACATTGCGTTGGATGAACTTGGACAAGCCAATAATTTTTATGTGTATGCTTCAAGAGTTGCTGATAACGGTAAAAATGAGGATGATATTGCATTTTTAAGATACGAACACGAATATTTAAATGCACACTGGACAGAGCTTCCTAATGAAGATTATGCACAGACGATCCTTAAAGTATATGTTTTCTCGATATATCAGAAACTGATGTACGAAGCACTATCAAATTCTGCAGATGAAGAGCTTTCTGCCATTGCTCAGAAATCATTAAAAGAAGTAAGATATCACTATACTCATACGGCTTCCTGGATGAAGATTTTCGCTCAGGGAACAGAAGAAAGCCGTCAACGTTTGGAAAAGGCGATCGAAGATATCTGGGAATATACAAAAGGGCTTTTTGCCAAATCAGAAGGAGAAGAGGATCTTGTTGTTCTGAATATCGTTCCGAATGTTGATGAGCTTTACAAAGAGTTCGTTGCCATTACAGAGAAAGATTTTAAGGAATTTGGATTAGAATATCCCTCCAATCCATTTATGCAGCCAAAATCCAGAACCGGATATCATACAGAATATTTCGGATTCATTCTTTGTGAACTTCAGTATATGCAGAGAGCATATCCGGGGTGTACGTGGTAA